In the genome of Quercus robur chromosome 3, dhQueRobu3.1, whole genome shotgun sequence, one region contains:
- the LOC126717335 gene encoding probable LRR receptor-like serine/threonine-protein kinase At3g47570: MRHFHFSLMLFILFFQIFACYSARKVGGIDSGTETEVLLSFKSLVSDPQNALSGWNISYSHCTWFGVNCTSSTTKVQSLHLSSLGLFGIIPPQLSNLTSLKTLDLSNNSFFGQIPSELGHLTSLQHIILVGNIINGTIPISLSHCRRLETIMFRNNKLTGHLPRELGRLHRLKVLDASMNNLTGAIPSTFGNLSTLTVLNMSRTQIYGEIPNELGRLNNLVTLQLSENQLSGEIPFSIFNISSLKFLSLTLNRLVGKLPSNIGLTLPKIRDLRLASNHLEGPIPSSLSNASYIEHLDLSSNNFTGHIPLLGNLKHLVQLLLGANSLSSTTKLNFQVFDSLTNCTLLSKILLNSNQLAGELPPSVANLSVNLQHFCVYDNFLTGSFPQRLEKYQNLVSLSIEKNFFEGKIPNSIGKLQKLERLMVTGNLFSGEIPDIFSNLTWLYELDMASNRLSGRIPMSIATCQRLEMLVLQRTALSGSIPKQIFELPQLKFLLLANNSLSGFLPDEFGHLRQLEFMDISGNQLSGNIPAITERYSILQYLNIARNRITGSIPKSLENLAALESLDLSSNNLSGLIPTELENLNALQMLNLSFNSLEGEVPKNGVFANISWDSLQGNKQLCVFDHETAEKLRVTTCVTKTKSNSDLVLKVIIPTSSFIVLVCASCLVCAVITKKKRKTINNQSSSSELKGLPPRLSYSEIQLATNGFDTKNLIGRGAFGSVYRAVFSTGESGIHTTVAVKVLDLTQSKASKSFVTECEALRNIRHRNLVKVFTSCSSIDHTGAEFKALAMEFMSNGNLDKWLYPEDVECGSTLTLTQRLNIAIDVASALDYLHHDCDPPVVHCDLKPGNVLLDEDMTAHVGDFGLARFLSHDSSQTGSSTIGLKGSIGYIAPEYGLGGKASTSGDVYSFGILLLEMIIAKKPTDGIFQEGLSINKFISEVHESKILDIADPKLFKDNESFLQNSSANYSSGDDSSSKNKNNIAFRGEECVASMVRVGLSCAADSSKGRFTMREALSKLQEIKRCSSG, from the exons ATGAGGCATTTTCATTTCTCCTTAATGCTTTTCATcctcttttttcaaattttcgcTTGCTATAGTGCGAGAAAGGTAGGGGGTATTGACTCTGGCACTGAAACAGAAGTACTCTTATCTTTCAAATCCTTGGTGTCTGATCCCCAAAATGCTCTGTCTGGGTGGAATATAAGTTATTCTCACTGTACTTGGTTTGGGGTCAACTGCACCAGCAGTACAACAAAAGTCCAATCACTGCACCTTAGCAGTCTGGGACTCTTTGGTATTATTCCCCCTCAGCTCTCCAACCTCACTTCCCTCAAAACTCTAGACCTTTCAAACAACTCCTTTTTTGGTCAAATTCCTTCTGAGCTTGGCCATCTTACTAGCCTTCAGCATATAATTCTCGTGGGGAACATAATTAATGGCACGATCCCTATCAGTCTATCTCATTGTCGTAGGCTTGAAACTATAATGTTTCGGAACAACAAACTTACTGGTCATCTTCCTCGTGAACTAGGCCGACTTCATAGACTGAAAGTTCTTGACGCGTCCATGAACAATCTTACTGGTGCAATTCCCTCTACTTTTGGCAATCTCTCCACTCTTACCGTTCTCAACATGTCAAGAACTCAGATATATGGCGAAATTCCAAATGAGTTGGGTCGTCTCAATAATCTTGTCACTCTTCAACTCTCGGAGAATCAATTAAGTGGTGAGATtcccttttcaattttcaacatttCCTCCCTGAAGTTCTTATCTCTCACACTAAACAGGCTAGTTGGAAAGCTTCCCTCCAATATAGGCCTTACCCTTCCCAAAATAAGGGATCTCCGCTTGGCCAGCAATCATCTGGAAGGACCAATACCAAGTTCTTTATCCAATGCTTCATATATTGAACACCTTGATCTCTCCTCAAATAATTTCACTGGGCATATTCCTTTACTTGGTAACTTGAAACATCTTGTCCAGTTACTCCTTGGTGCGAACAGTTTATCTTCTACAACAAAACTGAATTTCCAAGTATTTGACTCCCTTACAAACTGTACCCTGCTAAGCAAAATCCTTCTGAATTCTAACCAATTAGCTGGTGAACTTCCCCCTTCTGTCGCAAATCTCTCGGTCAATCTCCaacatttttgtgtttatgataATTTCCTGACCGGTAGCTTCCCTCAAAGATTGGAAAAGTACCAAAACCTTGTGTCCTTATCAattgagaaaaattttttcGAAGGCAAAATACCAAACTCAATTGGAAAACTTCAGAAACTAGAAAGACTTATGGTTACTGGCAACTTGTTCTCTGGAGAAATTCCGGATATCTTTAGCAATCTTACGTGGCTATATGAGCTAGACATGGCAAGCAACCGGTTATCTGGTAGAATTCCTATGAGTATAGCAACATGCCAGCGATTAGAGATGCTTGTTCTACAAAGGACAGCCCTCAGTGGCAGCATTCCAAAGCAAATTTTTGAGCTTCCCCAGCTAAAATTTTTGCTGTTGGCAAATAACAGCTTAAGCGGTTTTCTGCCCGATGAATTTGGCCATTTGAGACAGCTTGAATTCATGGACATTTCTGGAAACCAGCTATCCGGAAATATTCCTGCAATAACCGAGAGATACTCAATTTTGCAATATCTCAACATTGCAAGAAACAGGATAACTGGCTCAATACCAAAGTCACTGGAAAATCTAGCAGCACTGGAGAGCTTGGATCTTTCTTCCAACAATCTCTCTGGCCTAATCCCGACAGAATTGGAGAACCTCAATGCTTTGCAGATGTTAAATTTGTCTTTCAATAGCTTGGAAGGAGAAGTACCGAAAAATGGTGTCTTTGCCAACATCAGCTGGGATTCTCTCCAGGGAAACAAACAGCTCTGCGTATTTGACCATGAGACTGCAGAAAAGCTAAGAGTCACTACTTGTGTGACAAAAACAAAATCGAACTCAGATTTAGTGCTCAAAGTCATTATTCCAACCTCTTCTTTCATTGTGCTTGTGTGTGCATCGTGTTTAGTATGTGCAGTGATcaccaaaaagaagagaaagacaaTAAACAATCAAAGTTCATCATCTGAACTGAAGGGTTTACCGCCAAGGCTATCTTACTCTGAAATCCAGCTTGCAACAAACGGGtttgacacaaaaaatttgataggGAGGGGAGCTTTTGGGTCTGTATATAGAGCTGTTTTCAGTACTGGTGAAAGTGGAATCCACACCACAGTTGCAGTCAAGGTTCTTGACTTGACACAAAGCAAAGCTTCCAAGAGTTTTGTCACAGAATGTGAAGCTCTCAGAAACATCCGGCATCGGAACCTTGTTAAGGTCTTCACTTCTTGCTCCAGCATTGATCACACAGGAGCTGAATTCAAGGCTTTAGCTATGGAATTCATGTCTAATGGTAACTTGGATAAGTGGTTGTACCCAGAGGATGTTGAGTGTGGATCAACTCTGACCTTGACCCAGAGACTGAATATTGCTATTGATGTAGCTTCTGCGTTAGATTACCTACATCATGATTGTGACCCACCTGTAGTCCATTGCGACTTGAAACCTGGAAATGTGCTTTTAGATGAAGATATGACTGCTCATGTAGGAGATTTTGGGTTAGCAAGGTTTCTCTCTCATGATTCATCACAGACTGGGAGTAGCACAATCGGACTAAAAGGCTCAATTGGTTATATTGCTCCAG AGTATGGCTTGGGTGGAAAGGCTTCAACCAGCGGGGATGTCTATAGTTTTGGGATACTGCTGCTTGAGATGATCATTGCCAAGAAGCCCACAGATGGGATTTTCCAGGAAGGTTTAAGCATAAACAAGTTCATCTCCGAAGTGCATGAGAGTAAAATCTTGGATATTGCTGATCCAAAGCTTTTCAAGGATAATGAATCTTTTTTGCAAAACAGCAGTGCTAATTATTCTTCTGGTGATGATAGCAGcagcaagaacaaaaacaacattGCTTTCAGAGGTGAAGAGTGCGTGGCTTCTATGGTGAGAGTTGGACTGTCTTGTGCTGCTGATTCATCGAAAGGACGTTTTACTATGAGAGAAGCCTTATCGAAGTTGCAAGAGATTAAAAGATGTTCTAGTGGATGA